One window from the genome of Mucilaginibacter ginsenosidivorans encodes:
- a CDS encoding GxxExxY protein — MIIKNEYPLSELTGKIIGCALEVHSLLGNGFQEVIYQRALEIEMRLQGLTFSREHEMDIFYKTQLIGTRRVDFFVEGKVMVELKAIVQLEDVHLAQAINYLEAYGLDIGLLINFGNTSLQFKRVMKPNQNHSPSKNQ, encoded by the coding sequence ATGATTATAAAAAATGAATATCCACTAAGTGAGCTTACGGGTAAAATCATTGGCTGTGCATTGGAGGTACATTCACTACTGGGCAACGGGTTCCAGGAAGTAATCTATCAACGAGCCTTGGAAATAGAAATGCGATTGCAGGGATTGACATTCAGCAGGGAACATGAGATGGATATTTTCTATAAAACACAACTTATAGGAACACGGAGGGTTGATTTTTTTGTTGAAGGAAAAGTTATGGTCGAATTGAAAGCAATTGTCCAGTTGGAAGATGTACACCTGGCACAAGCTATTAATTATTTAGAGGCTTACGGCTTAGATATAGGCCTGCTTATAAATTTCGGCAATACCTCACTTCAATTTAAAAGAGTGATGAAACCAAACCAAAATCATAGTCCGTCAAAAAATCAATAG